A segment of the Babylonia areolata isolate BAREFJ2019XMU chromosome 7, ASM4173473v1, whole genome shotgun sequence genome:
TGTATTGTCAGCTGACGGCTCTGCTGGTCTCATACGTTTGATCTGATTTTTGTCGGTCTGCCAAAGTCGTTGACTATAATGATACGTCTGTTATAAAACAACTGTAAGTTTCGTATAAAAACAATTAGATTTTCAAGGTCGTTTCTGACCGGTCGGCTTCTCACCTTGCCGCTGAGTGAAGTTGACCTGCCTGAGGTATTTGATCTGCTCTTCCATGGTGCCAAGTGTTTGTCTGGCCTTGCCCATTTCCAGGCTCCGGTTCTTGCGGTAGACGAGCAGGACGACGAAGATGACGAGGACGACGCAAATGCCCAAGATGGCTACTGCGGCCAGGGCCAGCTGCTGGTATTCGTCGTCCAGTATTCCGCTGTTTTCCTCTGTGGAAAACACGGGTTATCAGAGCTGGCCATATGTGCTGAATTTTGCTTAACATTCGActaatatatttttcttcttcttcttcgtgggctgcaactctcatgttcactcttatgtacatgagtaggcttttacgtgtatgaccgtttttatcccgccatgtaggcagccatactctgtttttggggttgtacatgctgggtatgttcttgtttccataatccaccgaatgttgacatggattactggatctttaacttgcgtatttgatcttctgcttgcgtatacacacgaagggggcttaTATTCTAGacactgacataagcttacagttgggccaatagcaaagtgagaactgtattatcaatggtttatccgctgcaatgggaattcattcacagcttattttttattgtgaaggactatgactcttcaggcaagattgcactggctcttagtgctgcagccttgggtgctagctggcctttgggaaccatcccatctcCGAtggtcctaaaactctcttggctgagagagcggggatgtactTTGGTCAAAacaatctccactataatcaaattctagcccagatagtgcgggcagcagttgcctcttgtggtgttctgatggtgatagtcggacacgactgactatcatacatatcaaCTGCATGTCTTGGGCGTACTGCAgtggctcatagtgctgcagccttggcggctagttggcctttggggacaatcccaacgccgactgtcccaaaacctcttggtcgagagtgtggggatgtaacttgggcatgacaATCTCCATTACAATTCTTGCACAGATAGTGGGGGCAACAGTTGCCTTTTGtgttgttctgatagtcatagtcggacacgactgactgtcatacatatctatctactgCATGTCTCGGGCGTAATCAATGAGACATGTtttgccaagaaaaaaaaattcaaaaacaacaacaataaaactgaaataaaatgcgatctggaagaaaaaaaaagctaaactaAAGGTCCCGTACATTTTTCGGTCATCGGGGCTGTGAATTCATATTCCACTGTGTCTAGTtcttggtacaggaaggcagtgaattcacatccactgtgtctagttcttggtacaggaaggcagtgaattcacatctactgtgtctaggaattggtacaggaaggcagtgaattcacatccactgtgtctagggcttggcacaggaaggcagtgaattcacatccactgtgtctagggcttggtacaggaaggcagtgaattcacatccactgtgtctagggcttggcacaggaaggcagtgaattcacatccactgtctaTGGCTTGGCacaggatggcagtgaattcacatccactgtgtatgGCTTGGcacaagaaggcagtgaattcatatctactgtgtctagggcttggcacaggaaggcagtgaattcacatccactgtgtctagggcttggttaAAGAAGgctgtgaattcacatccactgtgtctagggcttggcacaggaaggcagtgaattcacatccactgtgtctaggaacTGGTTAAAGAAGactgtgaattcacatccactgtgtctaggaacTGGTTAAAGAAGgctgtgaattcacatccactgtgtctaggaacTGGTtaaagaaggcagtgaattcacatccactgtgtctagggcttggtaaaggaaggctgtgaattcacatccactgtgtctagggcttggcacaggaaggcagtgaattcacatccactgtgtctagggcttggcacaggacagcagtgaattcacatccactgtgtctagggcttggtacaggaagacagtgaattcacatccactgtgtctaggaattggtacaggaaggcagtgaattcacatccactgtgtctagggcttggtaaaggaaggctgtgaattcacatccactgtgtctagggcttggcacaggaaggcagtgaattcacatccactgtgtctaggacttggcacaggaaggcagtgaattcacatccactgtgtctagggcttggcacaggaaggcgaggCCTGACCCTTTCCCTCCGCTgctttaactccctcagtacggccagtcctctcttctcctctacacagacccctcggatgtccagtgggtgtctgaatgacccaacctttagcttccgtcgtcagaattgtggtattctttgtcaacattcacctcttcagtgtaagagacttccgcttgtaatattttgatggtggtaattggggtgaaacgctgttaacgtcgtctctttcgccgttcgtatggagagagttaaccttccctAACTGAACCAGGTTCCTgttcacacatgggtggagtgggggaaatcAGAGTTCAATGCTtttcccaaggatacaacacCACACTGAAACAGGACCTCgagccctggtcactggtgaacacagtcACGTCCAACGCTGAAGCGATTCTGCCACATAGTGTGAAATAAGTTCAGTAACTAGCGAAGAGAAATATTTAAatggagttcttcttcttcttcttcttctgcgttcactcgtatgcacacgagtgggcttttacgtgtatgaccgtttttaccctgccatgtaggcagccatactccgtttccgggggtgtgcatgctgggtgtgtttttgtttccataacccaccgaacgctgacatggattacaggatctttaacgtgcgtatttgatcttctgcttgcatatacacacgaagggggttcaggcactagcaggtctacacatatgttgacctgggagatcgtaaaaatctccaccctttacccaccaggcgccgtcaccgtgattcgaacccgggaccctcagactgacagtccaacgctttaaccactaggctattgcgcccgtcaatggagTTCTTATACAAAGATTCTAGTAACAGTACTAGTTTGTTGAACCAGGGAAAATGATTGATATAAAAGGTAATAATTCCTTTACAAAATCCATTACTTTGTAGCACAAAACCTGACGAAAGCATTCGAATGTGTCAGATTTTTTACCGTCAAAGTCATAAAAACGATATACTACGTATGTGTcacagagatgaaaaaaaaatcgctcCTGACAAAATTCGTTGCATAAGACGCACATAAAATGACATTCTATAGTCCATCATTTAGAATAGAACAGAGTGGAAAGGAATAGGGTagaaaaaatggaacagaatatgtcttaatTATCAAGCGTGCCGAGGTAACAAGGACTATTGTTTTCTGTCTGGACTTGGATATCAGTTCTACATTGGAATTATACTGATATCAGTTCTATATTGGAATTATACTGATATCAGTTCTACATTGGAATTATACTGATATCAGTTCTATATTGGAATTATACTGATATCAGTTCTATATTTCTGGTTCTTCAGAAATCTCTCAATCTCACACGTGGCAAGATATGTAGAAAACAGCCCGGTGAAATATTAACAAAtccgacagtaaaaaaaaaaaaaaaaaaaaaaaaaaaaaaaggctgtgtaGGTGAGAGGTGTATCAGTGTACTGTTCTGTAATTGATGctgttttttaatttaaagtaTTGCGCATGAGTGCTAAAGACCCGGAATTCAAagtgggttttggggttgtttttttcatgtacacTCTACTGATTTCATGCATTTTCATATAAAAGATGTCAGCAAATGGTAAATAAAaccacccacaaacccacccacagtACAGCAGACTTACCCGTGGAGCTGGTCACAGGCGTTGAGTTATAGACCAGTGAAGAATTGTCACTGGTCATCGCCGCTACAGTCGTCGTCATATTTGTTGCATTGCTGGTCATCGCCGTTAATGTCATCGTCATATTTGTTGAATTGCTGGTCATCGCATCTGCGGTCGTCGTCACATTTGTTGTATCACTGGTCATCGCCGCTAATGCCGTCGTCATAATTGTTGCATTGGTTGTCATCGTGGTCAAGAGAGTGCTGTTAGACATGGTGTTTGATCCAACGGTCCTGGGTGATTCTGGAACGAAGATGTTAATTTTGATTGGGTTACAGTTAGTCATCGTTCCacgagttaaccctttcaccaccagtcagttcagagtgcaacattcccttgtgcaataaacacagtgaatatggtgtctaagaatagctggggatcccccctgtggtgtgtagaaaatatggtcttTGCTACTACCAAACATAGATAGCAGTAGGTTGATGGGTAACAGACCCATgacctggtcacccttcagtgacatgggtcctctacctagctgctgcataaaagcgagtttggcagtgaaaaggTTAACAGATTTTGTCTAAAATCTAACTTTTTATACAACAAAAACACCTATACATGCACAGAATGAATAACAGCAAGAATAAGAGTGTCAGCCGCCACCATTTATGTTCTACTGTAGCTACTGAAGTCACTGCTACTGCTTATGCTATTGATACTACTATCAATtggtactattactactgctactactactactactactactactattgctggtACAACTACCGCTGTTGTCACTACAACGAAAGGTATTCTTGCTTCAGAgacggagagtgtgtgtgcgtgaatgtgtatatgtgcttgtgcgcgcgcgtgtgtgcatgtatgtgtgtgtgttgggttttcgTGTTGCCGAGACATCTGACGTGTGTTGTTCAGAAGAGAAAGTCGTCCTGTGAAACACAAGACATGTTCCTTCAAACAAGATCCCGGTTCTTGTGTTCGGAGGCTTGAAATTCCACTTCTTTATACTCACGAATGAGCACAAAGTCAGGCAATGCATTCACCCTGCCTCggttatgtaagtgtgtgtgtgtgtgtgtgtgtgtgtgtgtgtgtgtgtgtgtgtgtgtgtgtgtgtgtgtgtgtgtgtgtgtgtgtgtgtgtgtgtgtgtgtgtgtgtgtgtgtgtgtgcgtgcgtgcgtgcgtgcgtgtgtgtgtgtgtgtgtgtgagtgcgtgtgtgtgtgtgtgtgtgtgtgtgtgtgtgtgtgatgtatgcatgggtgtgtgtgcgtccataATATATGTAAATATTGGCATTTTCTTCGCGACAACAAATGGTAAAGAAGTCAAACAGTATGGTAGATATCGGTAAATCCTATCCAGACACCGTTATCATGCAGACCCTGGGGACTGAGAACAATATCTTAATAAACGATTTAGCTACAATGCCATTGTTATTCGAAAGTTAACATAATGCCAGAACCTAGAACCAGTAATAAATAACATATCTTGCTTTGGACAATTATATCTACGATAGGTGGAACAGTTCGTCAATATCGAGTTAGATACATATATATTGCTTTAGTTAGATATATACATATTGCTTTGTAAACTTGTAACTAAAACAGTTCCATTTCTGATCGGATTAGATTGGCCTTATCCATTCAATAAGATGGAAGCATCCACTGGACATTCAGTCCagcctgttaaaaaaacaaacaaacaaaaaaaacaacaaaaaagctagtTAGAGCGAAACAATAGATACGAAACTTCAAAACGTCAGACTTCAAAACCAGCGATAACGCAGAACAATATCTTTTAAGATATCAAAGAACAAGGCTGAAGAGAAGCCTGACGAGTGAAATTTCTCAAGAAACACTCTGGATATTTGCTTCCGTTACAATCGTTGTTTCGAAGCAGtcagtgccctctctctctctttcgaacaAACCCAGTATGTTTAAAGATAATTGCGAAATTAACAACCATTCacatgaagatctagtcatcagcccagtCAGTATGTAATGTGCATTGTGCGGCTTATGTTCAAAGACGCGCgagcgtgggggtgtgggggtgtacgtgtgagtgtgcacgcacaAGTTCGCaaattgatatgcacatgtatgtgtcaaaATTTCTATCGTATctctgtttgtatatgattttcgatttacgtttgtacctttttatataCTGtcccacccaatattccttgtgaccccggtacacttggtaataaagacattctattatattctaaaacagtatcagtaacagtatcagtatcagtagctcaaggaggtgtcactgcgttcggacaaatccatatacgctacaccacatctgccaagcagatgcctgaccagtagcgtaacccaacgcgcttagtcaggccttgagaaaaaaaaagaaaaaaagcgtacatacataaataaataaataataattatgatgaaaaaaaaggtagtagtaatgaaaataatgataaaataataataataataaataaataattaaataaataagacaacaatgatgataaataagcaaataaatataaaacatgaagacacacattcacacatacacccacacatgcataacagatatgcccccaaaacgcagtttcatagatatgaaagcacagtcaaatacatataaaagtacatgagctccaacacacacacacacacacacacacacacacacaccacaaatttccctgcacctcctctaaaacagcaaacacacacacacacacacacacacacacacacacacacacacacaaagagctaaTCTAATTTTCAGACGCGCTCGCGAGCATGcgttcacacacactaacaaacacgcGTTTGCGGTCACACATACATGCGATCACACAAACCCGTACAGACGACTTGCTTAGTTTCTTCCGAACAAAATCAACACTGTCAGTATATGCACACTGACTTAACAGGTACATAAATAACTGCGTAACAGTAAATTAACATGGAAATGactacacgaacacacaccaggTTTAAGTCATTGTCGAATAAACGTGGTGAAGTACACTTATGAATGGAATAGAATGAATCACTAGAAACGTAGAAATTatgattagatttaaaaaaaaaaagaagaaaaaaagaagaagaagaacaagaaaagaaaagaaaactggacaCATGTCCAGTGAAACAGGTTTGACCATAATTATCTTTCACACTTCTTTTGTTTCCTCCGTCCCAAAATTCACACTGAAGAAGACTTACCTGGTCTCAACACACAAGCAGTAGATCAGAACACGATGATCTGGGTCGCACTAAAGTTGCCTGATTGCCGACAAGCCCCCTAGTGTACAATTGTGATTGTTGGTGTTACGCTTTAAATCTtatcctcgcccccaccccccgccccccacacacacctcccgccaccagcccccaacacacccacccggATGCTTAGATAACGGGTAGGAGCGAGAGGATAAAGGGTGGGAGGGTTGACTTGAaaaagtagacagagagagagagagagagagagagagatagctttCACGTTTATCACGAAATCAAAAGAAAGGATAGTTCTCACATTTCGCTCGCGGTATCGTggtaatctctttttttttattctctgtctgtgtgtctgtccctctctctcagtgtgttttgtgtatgctgTAAATTATATGGACGCGTTGTTTGCACAAGATAAGTGGA
Coding sequences within it:
- the LOC143284074 gene encoding uncharacterized protein LOC143284074 isoform X2; protein product: MSNSTLLTTMTTNATNMTMTLTAMTSNATNMTTTVAAMTSDNSSLVYNSTPVTSSTEENSGILDDEYQQLALAAVAILGICVVLVIFVVLLVYRKNRSLEMGKARQTLGTMEEQIKYLRQVNFTQRQGEKPTGQKRP
- the LOC143284074 gene encoding uncharacterized protein LOC143284074 isoform X1, with product MSNSTLLTTMTTNATIMTTALAAMTSDTTNVTTTADAMTSNSTNMTMTLTAMTSNATNMTTTVAAMTSDNSSLVYNSTPVTSSTEENSGILDDEYQQLALAAVAILGICVVLVIFVVLLVYRKNRSLEMGKARQTLGTMEEQIKYLRQVNFTQRQGEKPTGQKRP